Proteins encoded within one genomic window of Tamandua tetradactyla isolate mTamTet1 chromosome 11, mTamTet1.pri, whole genome shotgun sequence:
- the ISYNA1 gene encoding inositol-3-phosphate synthase 1 produces MEAPASEFVVESPDVVYGPEAIEAQYEYRTTRVSREGGVLKVHPTSTRFTFRTARQVPRLGVMLVGWGGNNGSTLTAAVLANRLRLTWPTRTGRKEANYYGSLTQAGTVSLGLDAAGREIHVPFRALLPMVAPEDLVFDGWDISSLNLAEAMRRAQVLDWGLQEQLRPHMEALRPRPSVYIPEFIAANQGARADNLILGTRAQQLEQIRQDICDFRVSAGLDKVIVLWTANTERFCDVVPGRNDTAENLLRSIELGLEVSPSTLFAVASILEGCAFLNGSPQNTLVPGALELAWQRRVFVGGDDFKSGQTKVKSVLVDFLIGSGLKTVSIVSYNHLGNNDGQNLSAPSQFRSKEVTKSGVVEDMVLSNSVLYAPGEQPDHCVVIKYVPYVGDSKRALDEYTSELMLGGTNTLVLHNTCEDSLLAAPIMLDLALLTELCQRVTFCTDADPEPQGFHPVLSLLGFLFKAPLVPPGSPVVNALFRQRSCIENILRACVGLPPQNHMFLEHKMERPGLEPAGPRTCPVPQKKESAPAAPNGCTGDAIGHLQAEASQVATT; encoded by the exons ATGGAAGCGCCCGCCTCCGAGTTCGTGGTCGAAAGCCCCGACGTGGTCTATGGCCCCGAGGCCATCGAGGCGCAGTACGAGTACCGGACGACGCGCGTGAGCCGCGAGGGCGGCGTCCTCAAG GTGCACCCCACGTCCACGCGCTTCACCTTCCGGACCGCCCGGCAGGTGCCCCGCCTCGGGGTCATGCTTGTTGGCTGGGGGGGCAACAACGGCTCCACGCTCACGGCCGCTGTGCTGGCCAATCGCCTGCGCCTGACCTGGCCCACGCGCACTGGCCGCAAG GAGGCCAACTACTACGGCTCCCTGACGCAGGCGGGCACCGTGAGCCTGGGCCTGGACGCTGCGGGCCGCGAAATACACGTGCCCTTCCGCGCTCTGCTGCCCATGGTGGCACCCGAAGACCTCGTGTTCGACG GCTGGGACATCTCGTCGCTTAACTTGGCCGAGGCGATGCGGCGCGCGCAGGTGCTGGACTGGGGGCTGCAGGAGCAGCTGCGGCCGCACATGGAGGCGCTGCGCCCGCGACCGTCCGTCTACATTCCCGAGTTCATCGCCGCCAACCAGGGCGCGCGCGCTGACAATCTCATTCTGGGCACACGGGCGCAGCAG CTGGAGCAGATCCGACAGGACATTTGCGACTTCCGGGTCAGTGCGGGGCTGGATAAGGTCATCGTGCTATGGACAGCTAACACCGAGCGCTTCTGCGACGTGGTCCCGGGCCGCAACGACACAGCGGAGAACCTGCTGCGGAGCATCGag CTGGGCCTGGAGGTGTCGCCGTCCACCCTCTTCGCCGTGGCCAGCATCCTGGAGGGCTGCGCCTTCCTCAATGGGTCTCCGCAGAACACCTTGGTGCCCGGCGCGCTGGAGCTGGCCTGGCAGCGCCGCGTCTTCGTGGGCGGAGATGACTTCAAGTCCGGCCAGACCAAGGTCAAGTCCGTGCTCGTGGATTTTCTCATCGGCTCCGGCCTCAAG ACAGTGTCCATCGTGAGCTACAACCACCTGGGCAACAACGACGGGCAGAACCTGTCGGCACCGTCCCAGTTCCGCTCCAAGGAGGTGACCAAGAGCGGCGTGGTGGAGGATATGGTGCTCAGCAACTCAGTGCTGTACGCTCCAGGCGAGCAGCCGGACCACTGC GTGGTCATCAAGTACGTGCCGTACGTGGGTGACAGTAAGCGCGCGCTGGACGAGTACACATCGGAGCTGATGCTGGGCGGGACCAATACGCTGGTGCTGCACAACACCTGCGAG GACTCGCTGCTGGCCGCGCCCATCATGCTGGACCTGGCGCTGCTGACTGAGCTGTGCCAGCGCGTGACTTTCTGCACCGATGCTGACCCCGAGCCGCAGGGCTTCCACCCGGTGCTCTCGCTGCTCGGCTTCCTCTTCAAGGCGCCGCTTGTGCCGCCCGGCAGCCCCGTGGTCAATGCGCTCTTTCGCCAGCGCAGCTGCATCGAGAACATTCTCAG GGCCTGTGTGGGGCTGCCACCGCAGAACCACATGTTCCTGGAGCACAAGATGGAGCGCCCGGGCCTGGAGCCAGCCGGGCCACGCACCTGCCCTGTTCCCCAGAAGAAGGAGTCTGCGCCCGCCGCCCCCAATGGCTGCACTGGCGACGCCATTGGGCACCTGCAGGCCGAGGCATCCCAGGTGGCTACCACCTGA
- the SSBP4 gene encoding LOW QUALITY PROTEIN: single-stranded DNA-binding protein 4 (The sequence of the model RefSeq protein was modified relative to this genomic sequence to represent the inferred CDS: inserted 1 base in 1 codon; substituted 3 bases at 3 genomic stop codons), whose protein sequence is MYGKGCKGSAAPSDSQAREKLALYMYEYLLHIGVQKSAQNFLSEIXWEKSITLGEPPGFLHSWWCVFWDLYCTAPDRREACVRPGDSKAFQDWSAVAAPRPVMEGMVPGDTMAAGPLPPSFFQGPLGSQPSPPNPSAPMMGPHGQHFILWRFPXGPQPTLRMQGQPPMGLTGAMDPYPRAQXVVPVGMVGVLPRRTLPRTVSSVGPQVRAGTWGRGGGVRRLPPTHGCTPPPWQGYGGGLWPLPSALANPSLLSMNMGPGAQGPWTSPSGNLVNLWGWGGPFSGCLSPSLCRGPPGGGGPPGTPIMPSPGDSTNSSESMYPVTHPLGAGLARLLXFPLGPEGPVATLSTLELHPVNRSLGSGNVDGLPSSPDGVGSLSTGPGIPQDDGDMASAGTFLHRFPSESLSNHMASLSRGGIGLEGSVLTWGGQERVTGWLPGPRLASAPLRGWVPGSWTVAGSLITWAPVLLAEAWQAGQLAQRAFPFYPKHRDLRDILSCGLGGLVPFPVICIWPRGLPFPQELGPFNKCNLVLVAVSQIPFP, encoded by the exons ATGTACGGCAAGGGCTGCAAGGGCTCGGCTGCGCCCTCCGACAGCCAGGCCCGCGAGAA GCTGGCGCTGTACATGTATGAATACTTGCTCCACATCGGTGTCCAGAAGTCAGCCCAGAACTTTTTGTCCGAG ATCTGATGGGAGAAGAGCATCACGCTAGGGGAGCCCCCGGGGTTCCTGCACTCCTGGTGGTG TGTGTTCTGGGACCTGTACTGCACAGCCCCCGATCGGCGAGAGGCTTGCGTGCGCCCAGGTGACAGCAAGGCCTTCCAGGACTG GAGTGCTGTGGCGGCCCCCAGACCCGTGATGGAGGGCATGGTCCCCGGGGACACCATGGCGGCTGGTCCCCTGCCGCCCAGTTTCTTCCAG GGACCCCTCGGCTCCCAGCCATCCCCCCCCAATCCCAGTGCCCCCATGATGGGGCCCCATGGCCAG CACTTCATATTGTGGCGGTTCC GGGGCCCCCAGCCCACTCTGCGGATGCAGGGTCAG CCTCCCATGGGCCTTACTGGTGCCATGGACCCCTACCCCCGTGCGCAGTGAGTAg TGCCTGTGGGCATGGTGGGTGTGCTGCCTCGCAGGACACTGCCCAGGACCGTTTCCAGCGTGGGGCCCCAGGTAAGAGCTGGGACATGGGGCAGGGGTGGCGGGGTGCGAAGGCTGCCCCCCACTCATGGCTGCACACCCCCGCCTTGGCAGGGCTATGGAGGTGGCTTGTGGCCCCTGCCCAGTGCCCTCGCCAACCCCAGCCTGCTCTCCATGAACAT GGGCCCGGGAGCACAGGGCCCTTGGACCAGCCCCAGCGGCAATTTGGTGAATCTCTG ggggtggggagggccttTCTCAGGGTGCCTGTCTCCCTCCCTGTGCAGGGGCCCCCCAGGAGGTGGCGGCCCCCCTGGAACGCCCATCATGCCCAGCCCTGG AGACTCCACCAACTCCAGCGAGAGCATGTACCCTGTCACCCACCCCCTCGGGGCCGGGCTTGCCAGGCTACTGTGA TTCCCGCTGGGCCCTGAGGGCCCTGTGGCCACACTGAGCACGCTGGAGCTGCACCCTGTGAACAGATCCCTGG GCTCGGGCAATGTAGACGGACTGCCGAG CTCCCCCGACGGTGTGGGCAGCCTGAGTACTGGACCGGGCATCCCGCAGGATGATGGCGATATGGCAAGTGCCGGAACCTTCCTGCACCGGTTCCCAAGCGAAAGCTTAAGCAACCACATGGCCTCCCTCTCCCGTGGTGGCATCGGGCTGGAGGGGTCTG TACTCACCTGGGGTGGCCAAGAGCGTGTGACAGGGTGGCTCCCTGGTCCACGCTTGGCCTCTGCACCCCTACGGGGGTGGGTGCCGGGTTCCTGGACTGTGGCCGGGTCCCTCATCACCTGGGCACCTGTACTGCTAGCTGAGGCATGGCAGGCAGGGCAGCTGGCACAAAGGGCTTTCCCATTTTATCCAAAACACAGGGACCTCAGAGACATTCTCTCCTGTGGGTTGGGGGGCCTTGTCCCATTTCCAGTCATTTGTATTTGGCCTCGGGGGCTTCCCTTCCCCCAAGAGTTGGGTCCCTTTAATAAATGTAACTTGGTTTTGGTTGCTGTGTCTCAGATTCCTTTCCCTTAG